The following proteins come from a genomic window of Anabaena sphaerica FACHB-251:
- a CDS encoding photosystem II reaction center protein J: MSGSGRIPLWVVATIAGLGVITVVGIFFYGAYAGVGSSL; this comes from the coding sequence GTGTCTGGAAGTGGGAGAATTCCCCTGTGGGTTGTCGCTACAATCGCAGGTTTAGGTGTAATTACTGTTGTAGGTATTTTCTTTTATGGAGCCTACGCCGGAGTTGGTTCTTCATTGTAA
- a CDS encoding photosystem II reaction center protein L encodes MEKSPNPNQQPVELNRTSLYLGLLLIFVLGILFSSYFFN; translated from the coding sequence ATGGAAAAATCACCGAATCCTAATCAACAACCGGTTGAATTAAACCGTACTTCTCTTTACCTGGGACTGCTATTAATTTTCGTTCTAGGGATTCTATTCTCCAGTTACTTCTTTAACTAA
- the psbF gene encoding cytochrome b559 subunit beta, which produces MASGNNINQPVTYPIFTVRWLAVHTLGVPTVFFLGAIAAMQFIQR; this is translated from the coding sequence ATGGCCAGCGGCAATAACATCAATCAACCAGTTACCTATCCAATTTTTACCGTCAGATGGCTTGCAGTTCACACTTTAGGTGTGCCAACCGTCTTCTTTTTAGGCGCGATCGCCGCAATGCAGTTTATTCAACGCTAG
- the psbE gene encoding cytochrome b559 subunit alpha, whose amino-acid sequence MSGTTGERPFSDIVTSIRYWVIHSITIPALFVAGWLFVSTGLAYDAFGTPRPNEYFTQVRQEVPIVSNRYEAKKQVETFIQK is encoded by the coding sequence ATGTCAGGTACCACTGGAGAGCGTCCATTTTCGGACATTGTTACCAGTATTCGTTACTGGGTCATTCACAGCATCACCATCCCAGCTTTATTTGTGGCTGGTTGGCTATTTGTCAGCACTGGACTAGCTTATGATGCGTTTGGCACACCCCGTCCTAATGAATATTTCACTCAGGTACGGCAAGAAGTGCCAATCGTCAGCAACCGTTATGAAGCTAAAAAGCAAGTAGAAACATTTATCCAAAAGTAG
- a CDS encoding photosynthesis system II assembly factor Ycf48, protein MRSIVKRWQGIFAAFIVVLACIGCSKVPSVSYNPWQVINVPTDAKLFDIAFTDNPKHGYLVGSNATLLETNDGGNTWQPLQLAVEDPKSRFDSVSFAGKEGWIVGEPSLLLHTTDEGKSWSSLPLNQKLPGSPIVITALGENTAEMATDVGAIYKTTDGGKNWKAQVENAVGVVRNLERSPDGKYIAVSAKGSFYSVWEPGQTAWEPHNRNSSRRLENMGFADNGQLWLLARGGQVQFNDPAKPDEWLEVEYPELSTSWGLLDLAYRTPDEIWIGGGSGNLLRSTDGGQTWEKDREVEEVAANLYKIVFFNPEQGFIIGDRGVLLKYNPEAETASSSEAT, encoded by the coding sequence ATGCGTTCAATTGTAAAAAGGTGGCAAGGAATATTTGCCGCGTTCATAGTAGTCCTAGCCTGTATAGGTTGTAGCAAGGTTCCTTCCGTTAGCTATAATCCCTGGCAAGTTATTAATGTGCCAACAGACGCGAAACTGTTCGATATTGCTTTTACTGATAACCCCAAGCATGGTTATTTAGTTGGTAGTAATGCTACCCTGCTAGAAACCAATGATGGTGGAAATACTTGGCAACCCCTACAATTGGCAGTTGAAGATCCAAAATCTCGATTTGACTCAGTAAGCTTTGCAGGTAAAGAAGGTTGGATAGTCGGAGAACCTTCTTTGTTGCTACATACTACTGATGAAGGTAAATCTTGGTCTAGCTTGCCTTTGAATCAAAAATTGCCTGGTAGCCCCATTGTGATCACAGCATTGGGTGAAAATACAGCAGAAATGGCTACTGATGTGGGAGCTATCTATAAAACCACAGATGGTGGTAAAAACTGGAAAGCACAAGTAGAAAACGCTGTGGGTGTAGTGCGTAACTTAGAGCGATCGCCCGATGGCAAGTATATTGCTGTTTCCGCTAAAGGTAGCTTTTACTCAGTTTGGGAACCAGGACAAACTGCTTGGGAACCCCATAACCGTAATAGTTCCCGACGTTTAGAAAATATGGGTTTTGCTGATAATGGCCAGTTGTGGTTGTTAGCAAGAGGTGGTCAAGTTCAATTTAATGATCCGGCTAAACCAGATGAGTGGTTAGAGGTAGAATATCCAGAGTTGTCTACTAGTTGGGGTTTACTAGATTTGGCCTATCGTACACCAGATGAAATCTGGATTGGTGGTGGTAGCGGTAACTTGCTACGCAGTACCGACGGTGGTCAAACTTGGGAAAAAGACCGTGAAGTGGAAGAAGTGGCCGCTAATTTGTACAAGATAGTATTTTTCAATCCTGAACAGGGTTTTATCATTGGCGATCGCGGCGTTTTGCTCAAATATAACCCCGAAGCAGAAACAGCTTCTTCATCTGAAGCCACTTAG